A genome region from Oenanthe melanoleuca isolate GR-GAL-2019-014 chromosome 2, OMel1.0, whole genome shotgun sequence includes the following:
- the C2H7orf25 gene encoding UPF0415 protein C7orf25 homolog, protein MSVQSLLCERIAVAKDLIKRAEALSKSQKRRIEGGAKLCGKLKAELNFLHKVEAGKVAIKETHLQSTNLTHLQAIIQSAENLEDVVSVLHVFAYEDRFGDKQTLVVDVVANGGHTWVKAIGRKAEALHNIWLGRGQYGDKSVIEQAEDFLQASRQQPVEYSNPHIIFAFYNSVSSPMAERLKEMGISVRGDVVAVNSLVEPSAENEHLNSSESDEEGPELLQVTRVDRDNLVASIAFPTQIKVDVCNRVNLDITTLITYVSALSYGGCYFVFKEKVLTEQAAQERRERVLPQLKEFMEGKELFACESAVRDFQSILETLGGPGEKERAALLVKRINVVPDQPSDRALGLVASSKINSRSLAIFGTGDTLKAITMTANSGFVRAAANQGVRFSVFVHQPRALTESKESFATPLPKRCPSDNGV, encoded by the coding sequence ATGTCTGTGCAGTCACTGCTTTGTGAAAGAATTGCTGTTGCCAAAGACTTGATTAAGAGAGCAGAAGCCCTTTCCAAGTCCCAGAAGAGGAGAATAGAAGGTGGGGCAAAGCTATGTGGGAAGCTGAAGGCTGAGCTGAATTTCTTACACAAGGTAGAGGCAGGGAAAGTGGCAATTAAAGAAACCCATCTGCAGAGTACAAACCTTACCCACCTCCAAGCCATTATTCAGTCAGCAGAGAACCTGGAGGATGTTGTCAGCGTGCTCCATGTCTTTGCTTATGAGGACAGGTTTGGAGACAAACAGACGCTGGTGGTGGATGTCGTCGCAAACGGGGGTCACACGTGGGTGAAGGCCATCGGTCGTAAAGCTGAGGCCCTGCATAACATCTGGCTGGGAAGAGGCCAGTATGGTGACAAAAGTGTCATTGAGCAGGCAGAGGACTTCCTGCAAGCGAGCCGTCAGCAGCCAGTGGAGTACAGCAATCCCCACATCATCTTTGCATTCTACAACAGCGTGTCCAGTCCCATGGCAGAGAGGCTCAAGGAGATGGGAATATCTGTGAGAGGAGATGTTGTGGCTGTGAACTCACTGGTAGAACCATCTGCAGAAAACGAGCATCTTAACTCCAGTGAATCAGATGAAGAAGGCCCTGAACTCCTGCAGGTGACGAGAGTGGACCGGGACAATTTAGTGGCCAGCATTGCTTTCCCTACCCAGATCAAAGTAGACGTCTGCAACAGAGTTAATTTGGACATCACTACCTTAATCACCTACGTCTCTGCGCTGAGCTATGGTGGCTGCTACTTTGTCTTCAAAGAAAAAGTGCTGACAGAGCAAGCAGCCCAAGAAAGAAGGGAGAGAGTCCTGCCTCAGCTGAAGGAGTTCATGGAAGGAAAAGAGCTCTTTGCCTGTGAATCTGCTGTCAGAGATTTTCAGTCCATCTTGGAAACGCTGGGAGGACCTGGGGAGAAAGAGCGAGCTGCATTGCTTGTTAAAAGAATTAACGTGGTGCCAGATCAGCCCTCTGACCGTGCCTTAGGACTAGTGGCTAGTTCAAAAATCAACAGCCGCTCTCTAGCCATTTTTGGGACAGGAGACACTTTAAAAGCCATCACCATGACTGCAAATAGTGGGTTTGTGAGGGCAGCGGCAAACCAAGGTGTCAGGTTCAGTGTTTTTGTCCATCAGCCACGAGCATtgacagaaagcaaagaatCTTTTGCCACACCTCTACCAAAGCGCTGCCCATCTGATAATGGAGTGTAA